TCGTGGTGGTCCTCACACGACCCGGAAACGACTTCGGTCCCGGTGTTGGCGTACGGCGCTCAGAGGTCGGCGAGCGCCGGGTACGTCACTTGCCGAGAAGCTTCTTGATCTTCGCGGCGTCGCCCGGGGCCATCTCGGCGTTGCCCGTGAGGCGACGCGTGACACGGGACGACTTGTGCTCGAGCAGGTGGCGCTTGCCGGCGCGCTCGCGGAGCACCTTGCCGGAGCCGGTGATCTTGAAGCGCTTGCTGGCACCGCTGTGCGACTTGTTCTTCGGCATAGCGCCGTTATCTCCTCGTCGGTGGCGCTCCGGTGCCCGGTCGCGAAACCGGGCACGGTGGAGCGTCGCTCTTGTATCGATTACATCCTTGGGGACCGTGGTCCCCCGGGATCACGCCTCGGCGGGCTCCTCGGCGGACGCCTCGGCCTCGGCGGCGTTCTGCGAACGACCGGGATTGGCCTTCGCTTCGGCCTTGCGGGCTTCCTGCGCCTGACGGGCCTCGGCCATGGCCTCGGTCTTCTTCTTGTGCGGACCGAGGACCATGATCATGTTGCGGCCGTCCTGCTTCGGGTTCGACTCGACGAAACCGAGGTCCTGGACGTCCTCCGCGAGGCGCTGCAGCAGCCGGTAGCCCAGCTCGGGCCGGGACTGCTCGCGACCACGGAACATGATCGTGATCTTGACCTTGTCGCCCTGCTTGAGGAACCGTACGACGTGACCCTTCTTGGTGTCATAGTCGTGCGGGTCGATCTTCGGCCGGAGCTTCATCTCCTTGATGACCGTGTGCGCCTGGTTCTTGCGCGCCTCACGGGCCTTCATGGCCGACTCGTACTTGAACTTCCCGTAGTCCATGAGCTTGCACACGGGCGGACGGGCGTTCGCCGCGACCTCGACCAGGTCCAGGTCGTACTCCTGCGCAAGCTCCAGTGCCTTCGCAAGCGGCACGATGCCGACCTGCTCGCCACTGGGACCGACAAGTCGCACCTCGGGAACGCGAATCCGGTCGTTGATGCGGGGCTCGGCGCTGATGGATCCTCCTCGGTAGCACCACACGGTTTGTCTGGCGGACAGCCGCGTATGTCTCTTTTCGTTAGACCTAACCGCGCCGAAGCACAAAAAATGCCCCGGACGATCACAGGCGGGGCTCCAAAACACTACCGGAGCACCGCCGCGATGCCGCGGGGCGCGCTTTCGGGCGACTCCATCGTCCGTACGGAACGATGGTGGCCGCCTGACCGGGTGACCCGCCGTCCCGGAGGACGGTCAGGTGGGAGATCGGAGCCTCCACTTGTGGGCCGGACGCTCTGCTGTTCACAGGGCATGTCCAGCCGGTCGTTACACAAGGTTAGCAGCACCGTCCAGGAAGGGCTAATCGGAGGACCCGGACCCGCACCGCTTATCGTGTGGGGCATGAGTCAGACCCCTCCTGAGAACCCCGCTGAGAATCCCGACTTCGACGCGATGACCCGGGACATCGCCGAGGTCCCCGCCGTCGAGGTGATCGTGACGGTCGCCGTCAACCTGATGAGCGCCGCCGCCGTGAAGCTCGGGCTGAGCGAGGAGGGTGAGAAGTACAAGGACCTGGACGAGGCCCGCAAGCTGATCACCGGGCTCGCCGGCCTGCTGGACGCGAGCGCGACCGAGATCAGCTCCTTCCACGCGGCCCCGCTGCGCGACGGCCTGAAGTCGCTGCAGCTGGCGTTCCGCGAGGCGTCGATCGTCCCGGACGAGCCGGGTCAGGGGCCGGGCGAGAAGTACACCGGCCCGAT
The genomic region above belongs to Streptomyces sp. CG1 and contains:
- the rpmI gene encoding 50S ribosomal protein L35 is translated as MPKNKSHSGASKRFKITGSGKVLRERAGKRHLLEHKSSRVTRRLTGNAEMAPGDAAKIKKLLGK
- the infC gene encoding translation initiation factor IF-3, translating into MWCYRGGSISAEPRINDRIRVPEVRLVGPSGEQVGIVPLAKALELAQEYDLDLVEVAANARPPVCKLMDYGKFKYESAMKAREARKNQAHTVIKEMKLRPKIDPHDYDTKKGHVVRFLKQGDKVKITIMFRGREQSRPELGYRLLQRLAEDVQDLGFVESNPKQDGRNMIMVLGPHKKKTEAMAEARQAQEARKAEAKANPGRSQNAAEAEASAEEPAEA
- a CDS encoding DUF1844 domain-containing protein; the encoded protein is MSQTPPENPAENPDFDAMTRDIAEVPAVEVIVTVAVNLMSAAAVKLGLSEEGEKYKDLDEARKLITGLAGLLDASATEISSFHAAPLRDGLKSLQLAFREASIVPDEPGQGPGEKYTGPIYG